A DNA window from Setaria viridis chromosome 2, Setaria_viridis_v4.0, whole genome shotgun sequence contains the following coding sequences:
- the LOC117844586 gene encoding histone-lysine N-methyltransferase family member SUVH2 yields MEVEESSPSSSSLSSPAGSSDSIDLNFLPFLKREPKSEPASPERGPLPLPAPPAQTPQQQRHAAAAAPAAFAPPPPATPDLSSAPVMTPLQALPPNPDEDALLREYYRLASLYLSSAGPGAIVPAPAPAATAPSVVQPGSGSVVKKRRPRSSELVRVSSLGVRDQIYFRDLVRRARITFECLRGLLLRDDERAESLGLAGVNGYGGGGDRRRVRADLRAAALMADHDLWLNRDRRIVGPMPGISVGDAFFFRMELCVLGLHGQVQAGIDYVTAGKSASGEPIATSIIVSGGYEDDDDHGDVLVYTGHGGRDPNLHKHCVDQKLEGGNLALERSMAYGIEIRVIRGVKSRRSPVGKVYFYDGLYKVVDYWLDRGKSGFGVYKYKMLRIEGQEPMGTVNYRIAEQLKVDVFAVRPTGYLSFDISMGRELLPVALYNDFDNDRDPLLFEYLARPIFPTSAVQGKFAEGGGGCDCAESCSIGCNCAGRNGGEFAYDKTGALLRGKPLVYECGPYCRCPPSCPNRVSQKGLQHRLEVFRSRETGWGVRSLDLIKAGTFICEFSGIVLTQQQSEIVAANGDCLVRPNRFPPRWLDWGDISDVNPEYVAPDYPTLPELNFAIDVSRARNVACYFSHSCSPNVFVQFVLFDHYNASYPHLMIFAMENIPPLRELSIDYGMVDEWVGQLTM; encoded by the coding sequence ATGGAGGTGGAGGaatcctcgccgtcgtcgtcgtcgctgtcgTCTCCGGCAGGTTCGTCCGACTCCATCGACCTCAACTTCCTGCCGTTCCTCAAGAGAGAGCCCAAGTCGGAGCCGGCGTCGCCGGAGCGCGGGCCCCTGCCGCTGCCTGCGCCCCCAGCCCAgacgccgcagcagcagcggcatgcggcggcggcggctcctgcgGCCTttgcgcctccgccgccggcgacgcccgaccTGTCGTCCGCGCCGGTGATGACGCCGCTGCAGGCGCTGCCGCCGAACCCCGACGAGGACGCGCTCCTCCGGGAGTACTACCGCCTCGCGAGCCTCTACCTCTCGTCGGCGGGTCCCGGGGCGATCGtcccggcgccggctccggcggctaCCGCGCCCTCGGTGGTGCAGCCCGGGTCCGGTTCCGTCGTGAAGAAGCGCCGGCCGCGGTCATCGGAGCTCGTGCGGGTCTCCTCGCTCGGCGTGCGGGACCAGATCTACTTCCGCGACCTCGTGCGCCGGGCGCGCATCACCTTCGAGTGCCTCCGCGGGCTGCTGCTCAGGGACGACGAGCGCGCCGAGTCCCTCGGCCTCGCGGGCGTCAAcgggtacggcggcggcggggaccggCGCCGCGTCCGCGCGGACCTGCGCGCCGCGGCGCTCATGGCGGACCACGACCTCTGGCTCAACCGCGACCGCCGCATCGTGGGGCCGATGCCCGGGATCTCGGTGGGTGACGCCTTCTTCTTCCGCATGGAGCTCTGCGTGCTTGGCCTCCATGGCCAGGTGCAGGCAGGAATCGATTACGTCACTGCGGGCAAGTCTGCCTCCGGGGAACCTATAGCCACATCTATAATCGTGTCTGGTGGgtatgaggatgatgatgaccaCGGTGATGTCCTTGTGTACACTGGCCATGGCGGCCGTGATCCCAACCTTCACAAGCATTGTGTCGATCAGAAGTTGGAGGGTGGCAATCTTGCCCTTGAGCGCAGCATGGCTTATGGTATTGAGATCCGTGTAATCCGTGGTGTCAAGTCAAGACGCAGCCCTGTCGGCAAGGTATATTTCTATGATGGCCTCTACAAGGTTGTGGACTACTGGCTCGACCGTGGGAAATCTGGGTTTGGTGTTTATAAATACAAAATGCTGCGCATTGAGGGACAAGAGCCCATGGGTACCGTGAATTATCGAATAGCTGAACAGCTCAAGGTGGATGTGTTTGCTGTAAGGCCAACAGGGTATTTGAGCTTTGATATTTCCATGGGCCGAGAGCTCTTGCCAGTCGCACTCTATAATGATTTCGACAATGACCGTGATCCACTCTTATTCGAGTACCTTGCACGGCCAATATTTCCTACCTCTGCTGTCCAAGGGAAGTTTGCtgagggtggtggtgggtgtGATTGCGCTGAGAGTTGCTCAATTGGATGTAACTGTGCAGGGAGGAATGGAGGTGAATTTGCATATGATAAGACTGGAGCCCTGCTGCGAGGCAAACCTCTGGTATATGAGTGTGGGCCATACTGCAGGTGCCCACCTAGTTGCCCCAACAGGGTTAGTCAGAAGGGGCTTCAGCATAGGCTTGAGGTGTTCCGATCAAGGGAGACCGGGTGGGGAGTTCGGTCTTTGGATCTTATTAAGGCAGGGACATTCATTTGTGAATTCAGCGGGATTGTCCTTACTCAGCAGCAATCAGAGATTGTGGCCGCTAATGGTGATTGCTTGGTGCGTCCAAATAGGTTCCCTCCTAGGTGGTTGGATTGGGGTGATATATCTGATGTGAATCCTGAGTATGTGGCGCCAGACTATCCTACTCTTCCTGAGTTAAACTTTGCAATTGATGTGTCGAGGGCAAGGAATGTGGCATGTTATTTCAGCCATAGTTGCAGTCCAAACGTGTTTGTCCAGTTTGTGCTGTTTGATCATTACAATGCGTCTTACCCCCACCTCATGATCTTTGCCATGGAGAACATTCCACCATTGAGGGAGCTAAGCATTGACTATGGAATGGTTGATGAATGGGTTGGACAGTTAACCATGTAG
- the LOC117844846 gene encoding uncharacterized protein isoform X2 → MAGVDAARYAHSPAHHAVAARDHAALRRVLDALPRGRRPEEIRTEADSVAEEARAEAVSAVVDRRDVPGRETPLHLAVRLGDVAAAEMLMAAGADWSLQNEQGWSALQEAICAREESLARVIVRHYQPLAWAKWCRRLPRVVAAMRRMRDFYMEITFHFESSVIPFISRIAPSDTYRVWKRGANLRADMTLAGFDGFKIQRSDQTILFLGEGSEDGKVPPGSLLMINHKDKEIMNALEGAGAPASEAEVQQEVTAMSQTNIFRPGIDVTQAVLLPQLTWRRQERAEAVGPWKAKVYDMHHVVVSVKSRRVPGAMTDEEFFSACNDNDTESEGFDDVLTEEEKKQLEAALKMESPDAGSEDQSDSFAGPRHSCFEPREREIPIEDISVSGNGESKHDKKGWFSNWGKRSQVSKPEGMKKMAPPRSSLCVDEKRMSIGAKKVPKKASIRKA, encoded by the exons atgGCCGGCGTGGACGCGGCGAGGTACGCGCACAGCCCGGCTCACCACGCCGTGGCGGCGCGGGACCACGCCGCGCTGCGCCGCGTGCTGGACGCGCTCCCGCGGGGCCGCCGGCCCGAGGAGATCCGGACGGAGGCGGACTCCGTCGCCGAGGAGGCCCGTGCCGAGGCCGTCTCGGCGGTCGTCGACCGCCGCGACGTGCCGGGCCGGGAGacgccgctccacctcgccgTGCGCCTCGGcgacgtcgcggcggccgagATGCTcatggcggcgggcgcggacTGGAGCCTGCAGAACGAGCAGGGGTGGAGCGCGCTGCAGGAGGCCATCTGCGCGCGCGAGGAGTCCCTGGCGCGCGTCATCGTGCGCCACTACCAGCCGCTCGCCTGGGCCAAGTggtgccgccgcctgccccgcgTCGTCGCGGCCATGCGCCGGATGCGGGACTTCTACATGGAGATCACGTTCCACTTCGAGAGCTCCGTCATCCCCTTCATCTCCCGCATCGCGCCATCCGACACCTACAGGGTCTGGAAGCGCGGCGCCAACCTCCGCGCCGACATGACGCTCGCCGGCTTCGATGGCTTCAAGATCCAGCGCTCCGACCAGACCATACTCTTCCTCGGGGAGGGCTCCGAGGATGGCAAGGTGCCGCCAGGGTCGCTGTTGATGATCAACCACAAGGACAAGGAAATTATGAACGCGCTGGAGGGGGCAGGCGCACCGGCCTCAGAGGCAGAGGTCCAGCAGGAGGTCACCGCAATGTCACAGACCAACATCTTTCGTCCAGGGATTGATGTCACCCAAGCGGTGCTGCTTCCACAGCTCACATGGCGGCGCcaggagcgggcggaggcggttgGCCCATGGAAGGCCAAGGTGTATGACATGCACCATGTGGTGGTCAGCGTCAAGTCAAGGAGGGTACCGGGGGCGATGACGGATGAGGAATTCTTCTCAGCTTGCAATGACAATGATACAGAGAGTGAAGGGTTCGATGATGTTCTGActgaggaggagaagaagcagtTGGAGGCCGCGCTAAAAATGGAGTCTCCAGATGCTGGTAGTGAAGACCAGTCTGATTCATTTGCTGGCCCTCGGCATAGTTGCTTTGagccgagggagagggagataCCAATTGAGGACATCAGCGTTTCTGGAAATGGGGAGAGTAAGCATGATAAGAAAGGTTGGTTTAGTAATTGGGGAAAGAGAAGTCAAGTTAGCAAACCAGAggggatgaagaagatggcaccTCCAAGGAGTTCGCTCTGTGTAGATGAGAAG AGAATGAGCATAGGCGCAAAGAAGGTTCCAAAGAAAGCGAGTATAAGAAAGGCCTAA
- the LOC117844846 gene encoding uncharacterized protein isoform X1 has translation MAGVDAARYAHSPAHHAVAARDHAALRRVLDALPRGRRPEEIRTEADSVAEEARAEAVSAVVDRRDVPGRETPLHLAVRLGDVAAAEMLMAAGADWSLQNEQGWSALQEAICAREESLARVIVRHYQPLAWAKWCRRLPRVVAAMRRMRDFYMEITFHFESSVIPFISRIAPSDTYRVWKRGANLRADMTLAGFDGFKIQRSDQTILFLGEGSEDGKVPPGSLLMINHKDKEIMNALEGAGAPASEAEVQQEVTAMSQTNIFRPGIDVTQAVLLPQLTWRRQERAEAVGPWKAKVYDMHHVVVSVKSRRVPGAMTDEEFFSACNDNDTESEGFDDVLTEEEKKQLEAALKMESPDAGSEDQSDSFAGPRHSCFEPREREIPIEDISVSGNGESKHDKKGWFSNWGKRSQVSKPEGMKKMAPPRSSLCVDEKVSDLLVESPSNVQTRPGRHSVDVVRPNDNRRIRERDNRRHAAFAENEHRRKEGSKESEYKKGLRPVLWLSPNFPLRTEELLPLLDILANKVKAIRRLRDLLTTKLPPGTFPVKVAIPVVPTIRVLVTFTKFEELQPLEEFTTPPSSPDNSKSPAVQPSSSSWIQWIKAPYRQNFSTAPGPSSRVEDIQDPFAIPSDYVWTTPEEKKKKTQENKNKSKKGRNGS, from the exons atgGCCGGCGTGGACGCGGCGAGGTACGCGCACAGCCCGGCTCACCACGCCGTGGCGGCGCGGGACCACGCCGCGCTGCGCCGCGTGCTGGACGCGCTCCCGCGGGGCCGCCGGCCCGAGGAGATCCGGACGGAGGCGGACTCCGTCGCCGAGGAGGCCCGTGCCGAGGCCGTCTCGGCGGTCGTCGACCGCCGCGACGTGCCGGGCCGGGAGacgccgctccacctcgccgTGCGCCTCGGcgacgtcgcggcggccgagATGCTcatggcggcgggcgcggacTGGAGCCTGCAGAACGAGCAGGGGTGGAGCGCGCTGCAGGAGGCCATCTGCGCGCGCGAGGAGTCCCTGGCGCGCGTCATCGTGCGCCACTACCAGCCGCTCGCCTGGGCCAAGTggtgccgccgcctgccccgcgTCGTCGCGGCCATGCGCCGGATGCGGGACTTCTACATGGAGATCACGTTCCACTTCGAGAGCTCCGTCATCCCCTTCATCTCCCGCATCGCGCCATCCGACACCTACAGGGTCTGGAAGCGCGGCGCCAACCTCCGCGCCGACATGACGCTCGCCGGCTTCGATGGCTTCAAGATCCAGCGCTCCGACCAGACCATACTCTTCCTCGGGGAGGGCTCCGAGGATGGCAAGGTGCCGCCAGGGTCGCTGTTGATGATCAACCACAAGGACAAGGAAATTATGAACGCGCTGGAGGGGGCAGGCGCACCGGCCTCAGAGGCAGAGGTCCAGCAGGAGGTCACCGCAATGTCACAGACCAACATCTTTCGTCCAGGGATTGATGTCACCCAAGCGGTGCTGCTTCCACAGCTCACATGGCGGCGCcaggagcgggcggaggcggttgGCCCATGGAAGGCCAAGGTGTATGACATGCACCATGTGGTGGTCAGCGTCAAGTCAAGGAGGGTACCGGGGGCGATGACGGATGAGGAATTCTTCTCAGCTTGCAATGACAATGATACAGAGAGTGAAGGGTTCGATGATGTTCTGActgaggaggagaagaagcagtTGGAGGCCGCGCTAAAAATGGAGTCTCCAGATGCTGGTAGTGAAGACCAGTCTGATTCATTTGCTGGCCCTCGGCATAGTTGCTTTGagccgagggagagggagataCCAATTGAGGACATCAGCGTTTCTGGAAATGGGGAGAGTAAGCATGATAAGAAAGGTTGGTTTAGTAATTGGGGAAAGAGAAGTCAAGTTAGCAAACCAGAggggatgaagaagatggcaccTCCAAGGAGTTCGCTCTGTGTAGATGAGAAGGTGAGTGACCTCCTTGTTGAATCGCCATCAAATGTACAAACAAGACCAGGAAGGCATTCGGTAGATGTAGTCAGACCAAATGACAACAGAAGGATCAGGGAAAGGGATAATAGGAGACATGCTGCTTTTGCAGAGAATGAGCATAGGCGCAAAGAAGGTTCCAAAGAAAGCGAGTATAAGAAAGGCCTAAGGCCTGTGCTCTGGCTCTCTCCAAACTTCCCTCTTCGGACTGAGGAGCTCCTGCCATTACTTGATATTCTTGCAAACAAGGTGAAGGCAATCCGTCGTTTGAGGGATCTACTTACAACAAAACTGCCTCCAGGAACATTTCCAGTCAAG GTCGCCATTCCTGTTGTACCTACGATCAGGGTGCTTGTGACATtcacaaaatttgaagaacTACAGCCACTAGAGGAGTTTACCACACCACCCTCTAGTCCTGACAACAGCAAGAGCCCAGCAGTACAGCCTTCTTCAAGTTCCTGGATTCAGTGGATCAAGGCTCCGTACCGCCAGAACTTCTCGACCGCTCCAGGCCCGAGCAGCCGCGTGGAGGACATCCAGGACCCGTTTGCCATTCCTTCAGATTACGTCTGGACGACGCccgaagagaagaagaagaagacacagGAAAACAAGAACAAGTCGAAGAAAGGCAGGAACGGATCATAG